CGCCATCTGCCACGCGCATCAACTTCGCTTCATCGAAAAAGTCGCACCGGCGTGATTGCTTATCTCGAGGGCACGCTCCGGGAGAAGGGCCCCACTCTCGTGGTCGTTCTCGCCGGAGGCGTCGGTTACCGCGTGTTCATTCCCGTCTCGACGTTCTATGAGCTACCGGAGGAGGGGGCGAATGTCGCCCTGCGTGTCTACACGCACGTCCGCGAGGATGTGCTCGCACTCTATGGGTTCATCACCGCGGTCGAGGAGCAGCTTTTCGGCAAGCTCATCGGGGTTGCCGGCGTGGGGCCGGCTCTCGCCCTCAAAATCATGTCCGGGCTCGAGGCGCCCGCGCTCGTGAGCGCGATCCGAGGCGGCGACCTTCGCCGGTTGAACGCGATTCCCGGAGTGGGAAAGAAGACCGCCGAGCGGCTCGTGCTCGAGCTCAGGGACAAGATGCCTTCGCTTCCAGCCATCGAGCCGCCCGGGCGAACGCCCCCTGCCTCGTCCCTGGCCGAAGATCTGGTCTCGGCGCTTGCGAACCTCGGCTTCGCTCGACCTCAAGCGCAGAGGGAGGTCGACCGTGCCCTGCGGGAGACCCCCGACGTGCGGTTCGAGGAGGCTCTCAAGATGGTGCTTCGAAGGCTGTCCCAGTGACGCGCCAGG
This DNA window, taken from Vicinamibacteria bacterium, encodes the following:
- the ruvA gene encoding Holliday junction branch migration protein RuvA, producing the protein MIAYLEGTLREKGPTLVVVLAGGVGYRVFIPVSTFYELPEEGANVALRVYTHVREDVLALYGFITAVEEQLFGKLIGVAGVGPALALKIMSGLEAPALVSAIRGGDLRRLNAIPGVGKKTAERLVLELRDKMPSLPAIEPPGRTPPASSLAEDLVSALANLGFARPQAQREVDRALRETPDVRFEEALKMVLRRLSQ